A genomic region of Zea mays cultivar B73 chromosome 6, Zm-B73-REFERENCE-NAM-5.0, whole genome shotgun sequence contains the following coding sequences:
- the LOC100383495 gene encoding Peroxidase 4 precursor, with translation MAASAAAATRLSGGGVALLLLALLAAGTSTSSAQLSTGFYSHSCPGVHDAVRSVLQAAIAREQRMGASILRLFFHDCFVQGCDASLLLDDTPSFQGEKMAKPNNGSVRGFEVIDAIKSAVDKACPGVVSCADILAIAARDSVVTLGGPNWDVKLGRRDSRTASFSGANNNIPPPTSGLANLTSLFAAQGLSQKDMVALSGAHTIGQARCTNFRAHVYNDTNIDGAFARARRSVCPAAASSGSGGDNNLAPLDLQTPTVFENDYYRNLVCRKGLLHSDQELFNGAATDAQVQAYVSSQSAFFADFVAGMVKMGDISPLTGSSGEIRKNCRRIN, from the exons ATGGcagcatcagcagcagcagccacgagACTCAGCGGCGGCGGCGTCGCCCTCTTGCTCCTGGCGCTGCTGGCCGCCGGCACCTCCACCTCGTCGGCGCAGCTCTCCACCGGATTCTACTCGCACTCGTGCCCCGGCGTGCACGACGCCGTCAGGTCGGTGCTGCAGGCCGCCATCGCCAGGGAGCAGCGCATGGGAGCCTCCATCCTCCGCCTCTTCTTCCACGACTGCTTCGTCCAG GGCTGCGACGCGTCGTTGCTGCTGGACGACACGCCCAGCTTCCAGGGCGAGAAGATGGCCAAGCCTAACAACGGCTCCGTCAGAGGCTTCGAGGTCATCGACGCCATCAAGTCCGCCGTCGACAAGGCCTGCCCCGGGGTCGTCTCCTGCGCCGACATcctcgccatcgccgccagggacaGCGTTGTCACC CTCGGAGGTCCGAACTGGGACGTCAAGCTTGGCCGGAGGGACTCCAGGACGGCGAGCTTCAGCGGCGCCAACAACAACATCCCGCCGCCCACGTCTGGCCTCGCCAACCTCACCTCCCTCTTCGCCGCGCAGGGTCTCTCCCAGAAAGACATGGTTGCACTCTCCG GAGCTCACACCATCGGCCAAGCACGCTGCACCAACTTCAGAGCGCACGTGTACAACGACACCAACATCGACGGCGCCTTCGCGAGAGCAAGGCGATCGGTGTGCCCGGCAGCAGCCTCATCAGGCTCAGGCGGCGACAACAACCTGGCGCCTCTGGACCTCCAGACCCCGACCGTCTTCGAGAACGACTACTACAGGAACCTTGTCTGCAGGAAGGGGCTCCTGCACTCCGACCAGGAGCTCTTCAATGGCGCGGCCACCGACGCGCAGGTCCAGGCGTACGTCAGCAGCCAGAGCGCGTTCttcgcggacttcgtggctggcaTGGTCAAGATGGGCGACATCTCGCCGCTCACGGGCTCCAGCGGGGAGATCAGGAAGAACTGCAGAAGGATCAATTAA